From a region of the ANME-2 cluster archaeon genome:
- a CDS encoding mannose-1-phosphate guanylyltransferase/mannose-6-phosphate isomerase → GDTSLFQDTVKRCLRISDISEIFVVTNESQKFFVLGQMEELGLDFQNENLLIEPEGRNTLPAIYFGVNEIKKRFGKCVVAVFSSDHIMDIEAMDAIAGAEQLALGYIVTFGIVPKSPHTGYGYIRPGDTVGMGYKVAEFKEKPDLEEAKQYVENGYLWNSGMFLLDTDVFSSEVAKYSPDVYEMFRMNRDINKIYQNLPAISIDYGILEKSDRVAVVKLDCAWSDVGNFDAMYHEFDKDGSGNVVFGCDDESVDSTGNLIQSSQNKVVSLIGVDNMVVVDTPDALLVCPRDRCQDVKDVVGKLKEQDDERVFLHRTVYRPWGSYTILEDWERYKIKRIRVLQGKILSLQLHYHRSEHWVVVTGTACVQVDGKRFYLRQGESTFIKPGIKHRLSNPGKFALEIIEVQLGEYVGEDDIVRYDDEYGRE, encoded by the coding sequence TTGGCGATACTTCGTTGTTTCAGGATACGGTAAAACGATGTCTCAGGATATCAGATATTTCGGAGATATTTGTGGTGACCAATGAATCCCAGAAGTTCTTCGTTTTGGGGCAGATGGAAGAGCTGGGTCTGGATTTCCAAAACGAAAATCTGCTCATCGAACCTGAAGGAAGAAATACCCTGCCGGCCATCTATTTCGGGGTAAACGAAATAAAAAAGAGATTCGGTAAATGTGTTGTGGCGGTCTTTTCATCAGACCACATTATGGACATTGAAGCCATGGATGCCATAGCCGGTGCCGAACAACTTGCACTTGGATATATTGTGACCTTTGGGATTGTTCCCAAATCCCCTCATACCGGTTACGGGTATATCAGGCCCGGAGATACCGTTGGAATGGGGTATAAAGTAGCTGAATTCAAGGAAAAGCCAGACCTTGAAGAAGCAAAGCAGTATGTTGAGAATGGATACCTGTGGAATAGCGGGATGTTCCTGCTGGATACTGATGTGTTTTCGTCCGAGGTGGCAAAATATTCCCCGGATGTTTATGAAATGTTCAGAATGAACAGGGATATCAATAAGATATATCAAAATTTGCCTGCAATTTCCATCGATTACGGTATCCTGGAAAAATCTGACCGTGTAGCTGTCGTCAAGCTTGATTGTGCATGGAGTGATGTGGGTAATTTCGATGCTATGTACCACGAGTTCGATAAAGACGGGTCCGGGAATGTGGTATTCGGTTGTGATGATGAGTCTGTGGATTCTACGGGTAATTTGATCCAGTCCTCACAGAACAAGGTGGTCTCGCTGATAGGTGTTGATAATATGGTGGTGGTGGATACTCCGGATGCGCTCCTGGTATGTCCCAGAGACAGGTGCCAGGATGTGAAGGATGTAGTGGGTAAGCTGAAGGAGCAGGATGACGAGAGGGTGTTCCTGCACCGGACCGTGTACAGGCCGTGGGGGTCGTATACGATACTTGAGGACTGGGAGAGGTACAAGATAAAGCGGATACGGGTATTGCAGGGTAAGATCCTGAGCCTCCAGTTGCATTACCACCGCAGCGAGCATTGGGTCGTGGTCACGGGGACGGCGTGCGTTCAGGTGGATGGGAAGCGGTTCTACCTGCGGCAGGGTGAGAGTACGTTCATCAAGCCAGGGATTAAGCACAGGCTGTCCAATCCGGGCAAGTTTGCGCTGGAGATCATTGAGGTGCAGCTGGGTGAGTATGTGGGCGAGGATGATATTGTCAGGTACGATGATGAGTACGGGCGGGAATAG
- the gmd gene encoding GDP-mannose 4,6-dehydratase, with protein MPKTALITGITGQDGSYLTEFLLKNGYEVHGIIRRASTFNTERIDHLYSDPHKEETKLFLHYGDLSDAGQLTNLVHDIQPDEIYNLAAQSHVRVSFDLPEYTGDITALGTTRFLEAIRKSNVDTKFYQASSSEMFGDSPPPQSENTPFRPRSPYAAAKVYSYWMTANYREAYNIFACNGILFNHESPRRGETFVTRKITMALARIKLGLQDKLYLGNLEAKRDWGFAKDFVEAMWLMLQQDEPGDYVIATGETHSVKEFLDEAFNYAGLNWQEYVEIDPRYFRPTEVDVLVGDTVKAEKKLGWKAKVGFKELVRLMVDADLEREELRQNGYANYERDENYVVP; from the coding sequence ATGCCAAAAACTGCTCTAATAACAGGAATAACTGGCCAGGATGGCTCTTATCTGACTGAATTCCTCTTAAAAAATGGATATGAAGTACACGGTATCATAAGAAGAGCGAGTACTTTTAATACAGAACGAATTGACCATCTTTATTCAGACCCTCACAAAGAAGAAACAAAGTTATTCCTGCATTATGGAGACCTCTCTGATGCAGGTCAATTGACGAATCTCGTCCATGATATCCAGCCTGATGAGATATACAACCTTGCAGCGCAGAGCCATGTCCGGGTCAGTTTTGACCTGCCTGAATATACGGGGGATATTACTGCTCTTGGAACAACCAGGTTTCTTGAGGCTATCAGGAAGAGCAATGTCGATACAAAATTCTACCAGGCTTCAAGCAGCGAGATGTTCGGGGATTCACCACCACCCCAGAGTGAAAACACCCCATTCAGACCAAGGAGTCCGTATGCAGCAGCGAAGGTGTATTCTTACTGGATGACCGCAAATTACCGTGAAGCATATAATATTTTCGCTTGTAATGGAATTCTTTTTAATCATGAATCTCCCAGGCGGGGAGAAACTTTTGTTACACGGAAGATCACAATGGCACTGGCCAGAATAAAGCTAGGTTTGCAGGATAAACTCTACCTGGGAAATCTTGAAGCCAAACGTGATTGGGGTTTTGCTAAGGACTTTGTAGAAGCAATGTGGTTGATGCTGCAGCAGGATGAACCTGGTGATTATGTCATTGCAACGGGTGAGACACATTCTGTTAAAGAGTTCCTGGATGAGGCTTTCAACTATGCCGGGCTGAACTGGCAGGAGTATGTGGAGATCGACCCACGATATTTCAGACCCACTGAAGTGGATGTCCTTGTTGGTGATACAGTGAAGGCAGAGAAGAAACTGGGATGGAAAGCTAAGGTCGGGTTTAAAGAACTGGTTAGATTGATGGTCGATGCTGACCTTGAGCGGGAAGAACTGCGGCAAAATGGCTATGCTAATTATGAACGGGATGAAAATTATGTCGTACCTTAA
- a CDS encoding GDP-L-fucose synthase, which translates to MSYLKGKRITVTGGAGFLGRYVVKKLQDRGWGDVFIPRSKDYDLVHMDDVKRLYADAEPDIVIHLAAVVGGIGANSLNPGIFFYDNLMMGAQLMEQGRVHGLDKFVAIGTICCYPKFTPVPFKEEDLWNGYPEETNAPYGLAKKMLLVQSQAYRQQYGFNSIFLLPVNLYGPGDNFDPCCSHVIPALIKKCFDAMENGEDEIVVWGTGEATREFIYVEDAAEGIVLATEKYNNSDPVNIGAGFEISIKELVHLIVELTGFDGTVVWDRTRPDGQPRRCLDTSRAEKEFGFKAKYKFEDGLKNMIEWYRKTRQ; encoded by the coding sequence ATGTCGTACCTTAAGGGTAAGAGGATAACTGTTACGGGTGGTGCGGGATTCTTAGGCAGGTATGTAGTTAAGAAGTTACAGGACAGGGGATGGGGTGATGTATTCATCCCAAGAAGTAAGGACTATGACCTTGTTCATATGGATGATGTGAAGCGTTTATATGCTGATGCTGAACCTGATATTGTTATACATCTTGCTGCTGTGGTTGGTGGCATCGGTGCTAACAGCCTGAATCCGGGGATATTTTTTTATGATAACCTGATGATGGGGGCACAGTTGATGGAACAGGGAAGGGTGCATGGGCTTGATAAGTTCGTGGCAATAGGCACCATCTGCTGCTATCCAAAGTTCACCCCGGTCCCTTTCAAGGAAGAAGACCTGTGGAACGGTTACCCTGAGGAGACAAATGCACCCTATGGCCTGGCCAAGAAGATGCTGCTGGTGCAGTCACAGGCCTACCGGCAGCAGTACGGGTTCAATTCCATATTCCTGCTGCCTGTGAACCTGTATGGTCCGGGTGATAACTTCGACCCCTGCTGTTCCCATGTGATCCCGGCACTTATTAAAAAATGTTTTGATGCAATGGAGAATGGTGAGGATGAGATCGTTGTCTGGGGAACAGGAGAGGCTACACGGGAATTTATCTATGTGGAGGATGCTGCCGAAGGGATTGTACTGGCTACAGAAAAATACAATAACAGCGACCCTGTCAACATCGGAGCTGGATTTGAGATATCTATTAAAGAACTTGTGCACCTGATCGTGGAGTTGACTGGATTTGATGGAACAGTGGTCTGGGATAGGACCAGGCCGGACGGACAACCCAGGCGGTGTCTCGATACTTCAAGGGCAGAGAAAGAGTTCGGGTTCAAGGCTAAATATAAATTCGAAGACGGATTAAAAAATATGATCGAGTGGTATAGAAAAACAAGGCAATAG